The following nucleotide sequence is from Chaetodon auriga isolate fChaAug3 chromosome 19, fChaAug3.hap1, whole genome shotgun sequence.
ATCAAGGAGAAAAGGATCTACTAGGATGAGTGAAGTGTAGGATTAGTGGCAAGGGAGCAGTagcaaatgaaatgtgaaagataaattaaacaaaacatggGGTACAGAAGATACAGAAAGTATAGACAGTAAAACTCCTGGCATCACCTCTGGGCTAACTGGAGCTAACGGCTAAGTAGCCTCTGTACCACTATGCAGTCTGTCACTGGGGATTTCAGCTGTAGACCAGATCAAAGCTAGCAGTTAATGTTGGACGTGCATTAATCAGACTGACATAAACGCGAATGCTAACGTCGTTCCGTATCTGCCGGATACCTAGGCAACTCTTTGATAACGTGCTCTCCATATAAACTCCAGAAGATGATGATATGTCACTGTTAATAGCTTGTTGTTATGCTCCCAAGTGAACAGAAAATCAGTTAACTTTGCGTAAATAACTTTGCAAGTGCACGTATTTACACGTTGTAACCATTTCCATGATATCCACCAGgacttttcagatttttttgctGAAATCTTTGCTGTCTAATACACCATTCGACCAGGACTCAGTTCTTCTGTTAAACTGGTGATGCTCTACCCATGAGGGTGTACATTAGGGCTTATGGGGAAATAATTTTAATTAAAGGCTGTATATAATTACAATGTTTTTATAGTATAACTTATTAAAAGTGGACCCTCCTTCTTTAGACATAGGGACTTGACTACACAACATGCTGTTGAATAAAGTTATGTtcaatgttttgttgttattaattTCATTGAATACATCTGTCAATAGGATTctgaatgactttttttttataaattcatatttttctcattaaatgACAAGAAAAGGGACGGACTAAtaaacaaaaaggaagaaatttaCAAGCTAACtattttccctccttttcatcCTTTCTTTATTGCGTTGTTGGTAATGATGCAATGAGGTTAGGTCACCTGCTTTCCTGACCCTTAACCTTTTGACCCCTGACATCATCTCTCTGAACAGCGTGTGCAGCTATTTCTTCCCGGTGCCTCAGGCGGATCTGGACTTGGCAGGTTAAAGGAAGAGTGGTATCTGAGCTGGGGTACTTTTGTACTTGCTGTATCATTAATGGAGCGCCGATAAAGATACGCAGATCTCCTGGCACTTTGCTACAGATTAGGAGACAGGCTGCGAAACCGATGCGTTTATCTTGTGTTTTCAATCTAGGCCACGTTTTGGTTCGAATCACATCTAGGTCTGGCTTTTTTAAAATTGATGGCCGTAATTGATACAATAGTGAAAAGATGTTGAGTGACAATAGCGATATGAGGAAAGTCAGGAGGAATTGCTGTaagaaagtgattttttttttttttttttttttttcattcagttacTGAGTCTGCCTTGAAAAAATCCAACGCAAATACACTTCAGACATCAGAGCTCATGCACTCATATTTTACCACTGTGAAGTAATTTGCAGCATAAATCTTCTTGCATTAAAATGCTCTCTTGAGCTGGTCAAGGGGGTTGACAGGGCAGTGCAGTCCTCGCGTAAATCAGCATAAGTGATCGGATAgatttttctgtgttaatgtaACGTAGCTTTGGCATGCACAATAACTCAGACGAAGGCAGGGAGAGCGGGTGTGTCCAGCGTCCAGCCCTCTATTTGCCAAACCGATGTGGTTGGGTCATCAAATCGACAATGCGATTGACCCATCAATTGACCCCTGCGGACCTCTCCGGCCAATCAGGCTAATGGTGGCTGCGGTGCGAGCCTTAACTCCTAGTATCCTTCCACTTGTGCTCTTTATTTGtacgtgcatacacacacacaaacgaacACAGACTGACATCCAGTCCTCTCTCACACCCGAGGTTTCTAACCCATCTCAGTTTTAACTGCCTGTATTGGCACCCTCTCCACTGAAGGACTCTCGTTAGCATTGACCTTTGTCTCTCTGCAAGCCTGTTAAACTCAACAGGCCTTTGATCAGTTCACTTTATAATACAACAACACAGTAGGTGTTTAGGAATCATGACTAACTTTTTGCTGTCACTGTTGTCAGTCATGTGGAAAATGCACCAAATACTCCATTTGGGACCACTTGTACATATTAATCATAAAAATGCCGAATCACCATATTCCATCAAAACTACCTCATGTGGATCAATATGTTTCTGCCGGCTGAATCTCCATAAATCAATTATATAGTAAAATactctttctgtgtgtgagtgtgtgtgtgtgtgtgtgtgtgtgtgtgtgtgtgtgtgtgttaagtggCAGTAGGTGCTGTATTGATCAGATCCAGTATGTGGTAACTGTATCATGTTTTCACTTATTTGATGTAATGGTAGTGTATGGATCCCTAATTGATGAGATGGTTTACATCAGGGATGCTGTTCCAGACACAGTGGAGGGGGGAACGGGCCAAACTTAAGGTGAGTGGTCAGAATCCAAACCCCAACTGAGCGCAGGTACCAAGAAGTGCTCATTGCCACTCATTAGACATGTCTGAATCACAGCATCACATCATACAGCAGCACTCGCGCCGTAATGTTTCTTGTATTCATGCCGAACCTTCACAGTACAGGGGTCATGGTCTGGTGCATGCAGCTGTACACAGACAGCACGTTTAATTAGGAAAGGTGCACAAGCTGTAATATACCTGCACTACTTTGTCTAACCACATTGCTGATCTTCTTCTCTTCTAGTCTTTTAATGTTTACAGCTGCTTTGCCAACAAAAATACTTGAGAACATAAACATGAAGGATGATGGTTGGCTGCTAACTTCAGTGACTAAGTCAACTCCTCATGGTCTGGACTGACAGTAAAAGGTCTGCAGTGCTTTGGCGGTGGAAGGTTccggcagagctgcagcagcacagctgccTGTTACACGTGACAGCGGTCTAACTGTTTTTGCCATTTACTTCACAATAATGCGGCTCATttctaaagaagaagaaaaacaaactgccaCGTCCTTGTCATCAATCATGGTTTATGTTCATCTAGAAAGTTCACCTGTTTTCTTAACATACAAAGAGAGTTAAGTTCACCCTGCCGGTTCGAGAGTAACTTCATCTCAGCTCTCTTTCTGTGCAACAATcaattctccctctctctctctccctctcgtcAGTATCAACTGAAATAAATTGCACATCTTTTCCAAACAGAGCAATTTCTCCACCATCTGTTCACCAACGTAAATCAGGGCTTGTTGATGCAAACCTCCTCCTTCCTCAAACTCCCCCCAGTGAGGACTGAAGCAGACCTAATCCCCCAGTCTCCCCTGCCCTCTAAATCATCCCTGCATATTAATGGCTCTATGCAGATAGAAATGAGTCTGTatgcaaaatatgcaaaacacaaaacccATACTTTGGTCTTATTGAGGCTCATGATGAGcaagaagagagacagatttCTTTGCGTATGCCAGCAAACTGACGGTCAAGTTAAGCCTAAAAAAGCCAAGACTTTTCATTTCCTTAATGATTGAAAGATGCAACACTTCATACAGGTATGTTAAACCTtcaatgctgtttttttctcataGTTCTGCTTCTGTCATTGCTAAAATGACAAGTTGAGAGGGGGACACACATGATCTGATGATGATCTTCATGCACACGCATTCACAAAGACTTCTTTGAAGCatgctttttttgtttcagtgcagcCAAGGAACAAAGGAAATGCCACATTCTGACTCACTATCCTTCTCGTCTCCAGCCACGCTCCACCTTAGAGCAGCCTCACCACTCCTGGCACCTCAGTGTGCTCCCATAGGTTACACTCCAAACACCCCCTCCTCCATTTCTAGGTCCAACATTCACAGCCCTCACATCCGACCATACAGATGTTTCCACATCAGTTGATAATCCAGCCTAGCCCCCTTATGCCAAGGATTAACACCAGTCAGGCCCAATCCAGCCACATGTGGCAGGGGACGGAGGGGGGGTGTGGAAGACAGACGAGACAGACCAAAAAGGAAACATCTGCATCAGTGAGGCCTGTGAGCTTTAATATGCCTTATTCAAGAATTGTTGTCAATTCATAGGTGTGCATTCAAATGAAAACGTTTAATAACACTCTTATATTCCAACTTTAAGCATTTCCCCTTCATGCGAGTCCTCCCAAAGTAACACACAAACCACTGTGGACACATTTGAACTTAAGATATTGGACCAAGCTGTTCAGCATTGCTGAGGTTTGTGCAAAACAACCGGCAAAACTTTGAGACAGTTCAAAGTAACATCTGGGCAGATGAGGACTTGAGATCTATGGTGCAACAGGAGCAGGTTTTAATGACAACAGATGGCTTGACAGGattatgaaacacacacagatgtgtgcacttaacagacacacatgctcaagagatgaaaaaacactgaaggagATTGAAAGTGTTTGAAAAGACTCAGGGCTATTTCCTTAATAATTCAACTTTATATAGCAAAGAAACTTGGAAGCAACTGTCTGACCCGACTGCctgcatcatgttttattttaattagtTTAATTGGGTACTTAATTCGCTCTCCAAGGCTTGGCATCTTCTGCAACCTAACTGTCCTGGAAGTGGATCAGTGTTAGGCCCTTCTCTCAtcttttaattttatttattttacttttttcaaaAGTTTTCCATGAATAATTTGGTTGctcaacagaaaaacatgctCAGCCCAAGGGACAGATTggcaaacacatgcattacATCTCTTAGAAACAGATAAAAGTGGACAGAAACTGCTATTACTAAAATGGAACATGGTAAACACGCAtatattttcaaatatgtgGCCCGAGTTTCGTCTGACAGGCTTAATGGATCTTTCTGTAGGAGATCTATTGAGCTGCTTCACATAACACAGCACAGCCCAAACATGGCTTTGATTAAACTTTCACTAATTAAAGTCTCCCTCATCTTATTAGCTCATCTAATTGATTTAATTTGTCTTAGCTCAACTATCGGCTGTGACCTCTACTTAGTTAATGAATTAATTGATTTAGCCCAAGTGTATTTGGAGGAGTCAAAGAGGATTTTAACATGTTGCCCCTTTAATCTCGCTTACTCCAGACACTCCTTGGGTTATGATGGTAATGCATTGGCAAAGGTTTGAGGGGGTGAAGGGTGGATAGCTGTGGATTGCAACTGCCACTCCACAAGGCTACAGGTACAGAGTAGATTTGGCcttctgcagtttgtcagtgacGAATTAGCCTTGGCGAAATAACAGTTTTAAAGCACCATTCTTCAGTTACTTTCAAACTTGGAAATAAACTTAAACCCACACAAAATGTACTTTCCCTGACCAAACAGATGAGGCAACACTTCACAGGTCTTCATTTTTtggaagagaaaaatatgaGTCGATAATATTGCCATAATGCATGATTAGAACCAGTATACATCCTTTACAGGGGCACTCGGGTGCCTAAATCACCAGCATCCACTTTATTGACATCGTTTTTCTTGATAATGGTACAAGACAGAGGAGCTTCCTCAGCTTGGATGCAGTTATTAACCAGATGTGGGGGGAAAGGCAGCATCTCAACTTGGCACTGTTTAGTGGCATTTGCAGCCGTAATACTGCTGTACGTGTCCATTTATCAAAAACGGCAATAATGCAGGAGTTGGATTTTGTTCAAATACGCCTATATAAGACAGCTTGGGGCCGTGCCCTTGAATGCTGTTCCCCACAAGCACTGGATTGGAAAGCGCTGTTATTAACAGCAGAGAAACCTGAACAAACGGCTCCCTCAAGTGGTGGAAAATCTAAATGTTTTCCCTGGTGTGCTCGTCTTCCAGGCCGACATAGTTTCTCTCAACTGTTTCCcatgaatacatgaaaataccatgaaatgttttagacaccacaaacaaatatgaaagatgtgtctctgcagataGTATGCACTGTTTGACATGTAAGATTCAATGGAAAAGCTTCACCCGTTTTGCTGTGAGCAGATTATATCAGATCTCCCATTGTGAAACACCAAAACAGCTAAATGCAGACGTTGTTTTGTTCTGACTGATCGCTGAGCCTTGTAAACAGGTGAACTCATTTGATCAAGACTCATTAGAAAAAGAACAGCTGATCTGCATTGGCCAACGGTCGGTTGAAGaagtttgtattttaaaaaagatttaTCCTCAACCGATAAAATAAATCCATATCCGCATACGTTGAATGCTCATGTTTGCAAAGCACTTGGCCGACAGACACATGAACTCACATGTCGATCATTCCGGTGCTTTGTCCTTTATCTTTGATCTACCTGCGTCCTCTTCAACTGTGCCGCATCACTTATCCCTGAGAGAGGAATCTAGTTCTTCACTACCTGACAAGCAAGGATAACCttcaagggtttttttttttttttctaaatggcCACCATTAATCTTCTAACTAGAAAATGCTGTAGTGAAACCCATTATAAGAACACCTCTCGAGGGAGTTGCAGAGGAAGATAGGCAGCAAAGTTTACTGTCAAAGAAGTGCAACAACTTGTACAGCAGGTTCTGGTCCCAAAGAGGTTCTAAGATACAAAAATCCAATTCAGAGCAAAGATAGAAGAAAGATTCCAGCTGAAAGGAAGTGTGTTAACCAAGTTAAAGCCAAATGGGTATGATAACTCTGTGATTCATAGTCCAGGGATTTGATTTGTGCGGCTACAACTGAACTATTGTTGGCTGTATGAAGTCCAGGCCCTCTGTGTCAAATATTCTGATGTAACATTATCTATTCGTGTTGAAAATGTGGAGCCTTCTCTTCTTTATGAAGCCTCAAACTTCAGCACCGTGGTTAAAAAGGTTGCTTGTCACAGTAATGGCACAGATAAGCCAAAGATCAAGTTGGCACAGGAGCAACGAGATTACATGGGCGCATGAAAGAGAGCGCTGAAAGCAGCTCTTCAAATGAATGCCACACATGCGCTGGCTTGACCCTGGCTTTCAAAAAGTCTTTATCACATCACCTTCATAGGGAATACTTCAGAAACATAAGCCCTCTGGGTAAATCATCTAACAATACCATCAACAACGCACCGAACAATGATGGCTGGTGGTAACTGGATTTTAAGGCAACACATGCTTTTTACCATAAGTTTGATGTTGGCAGGTATGAAACTTCATATGCTTGAATGAGAGCAGATGAGATATGATGAAGTGACGATTTGTGAAGCTGGATTCAATAGAAAAGGTATCTCCTGCACAGATTCATTCAGTCCAGACCACTGTGGCAGCCTGAAGTGTGAAGTATGACGGTATAGAAGcttttttcattaaataatACTGGACATTTTTAAGAACCTCAGAAACCTCAGAAATGTTTGATAATCAATTTGAAGCATTCAGATTTGCTTAGCTAAGTAGTGGGCAGTGAACACCACGTTGTGGAGAAAGGAAATACTTTTAATTTTAACAAATGCAGCCATTTTAATGCATATGGCCGGGGCTGACTTAGACTTTGGCTGCCACTCAAATTATTATGCTATGGATCCCATTACCAAACTCAATCATAATGTGAAAGCAAAGTACACAGATTAATATATTCAGCATCAGTGACAGCTTTATGCATGTTTGATTAAATATTATAAGgtttgtttttctaattttgCATAATACACCTTTAAATTCCCAGTAAAGTCATCCAGTGCACTATTAACAACTGTAATAAACTCTTCTTTTAGTAAAGCCTGTATTTATTATGATTTATCGTCACCTGCTGCCATCTGGCTTGCTGACAGATAGCCGAGATGTAATCACTCGGCCGACCCATAAATCGGCCCAATGAAGGTTACCTGTTATAGGCTACAGAGTGAGAGGCTGCAGCACGTTTATGTGGCTCACACACTTctgagcatgtgcatgtgagtgtaCTGTGCAACCTTGTGTGAGGTTTACAGACACATGAATAGAAATGTACACGTggcctttggtggtggtggtgatgatgatgtgtgatatatgtgtgGAAATAAACGTTTCCCAGCACTCTCACATCCATGTTGCATGTGTATCTTGGTGATGGCAGAAATGCTGATTGAAAAATAATGTGATGTTAATCAGAAATGTGAGGCTGTAAACTGGTTTCTGTAtgatttttgtgatgttttagTGCCTGAATTTTGCATAATTCTGGTCACATTTCTCTCACATTGCAACAGCTGTAAGTAACATGTAACTAAGTACTGTagttaagtacaattttgaggcaCTTGTacttcattttaagtatttCCACTTTGTGATATTTTATACTCCACgacatttcagagtgaaatgtttgAAGTTTTACTACTACATTTGTCtcacagctttagttacttttcagattacattttttatacCCTTTGTGTCCAGTAAAACCATATTCAGCCAAATTTTGGTGATTTTGGTTATTAATTCTCCTATTTCTTAGGCTAAATAAACTACTTAAAACCCCTCTTGGGtttgctggaaaatgcatcgtcacaaagcaaaaataaaagttgaaTTTTTAGAGATTTGGGGTCCTCACAGCACACtacaaacatgatgatgttATAGACGACTGGAAATGGGTCTGTACATTAACTAGTTGTGAACTGACCTTAAATCACTCATTTTCCCAATGCAGTTTTGAACCAGGACGGAATCTCACATCATCTGACTTTCATTTCCCAACGTACTGCGGCCAAactgcacacacccacacatgcaacATATAATCCGTGCATAATGTTGGCAGAACAGTAAGTATTTTAAGCTGAAACCCAAGGCGAGCATCCTTTCTTGGGAGGCACTTCCCCTTTAACTCGGCAGCTGTCGTCACAGCAGGATGACTCGTATATTTTGCGACAGGACGTACAAGCGCCGGCTCGCTGCCTGTTCTCCGCCGCTGTGAAACACAGCGTCGTGggggcagaaaaagaaaacaaatcccGTGTGTTTATGTTACAGCCAACTGTTTAGACTGTGATACAATGCTCCGGTGGTCTGAGAGTCAAACACCAGCTTTTTTGGTGAGGAGGAAGACGTCGTAGTGTTGCAGTAAGAGCACCATTGGTTCTGCACGATCACTTACTTCTTTAAACCCAGAATTTGCATGAAGGGTCGTTTCTGGGTCGGATACTGTAAGATGTTATGCTCAGCCATAGGCTAAAACCCGTCTCTTTAAATGAATCTCTACCTGCTGCTTTCATCTTAAGAATCTGTGTGCACAGGCCTGCATTCATTACACTGGGCTTGCACCAGtgcatttttgaaaatgtctcAACAAACATACAGTAACGGTGTCATTTCCTCACAGGACGTCGTTGCATTGGAAGCAGAAAACCTTGCCGTCTGGagttcacagcagacagacccTGCCAGCTGCCACGTCTCGTACCTTGGCTCCTGCAAGAGCCACTCATTGCTCCACAACCAAATGACGCTTACTGCCTCCCCAGGAGCAGCGCTGGCAGAGGACTCCACCTGCAACCCCTGTGCACCGTGCTGGGCTCCAGTAGCCCACCCATGCCTGTGATCCCCATCCCACGGCGGGTGCGCAGCTTCCATGGCCCCCACACCACCTGCATGCACTCGGCCTGTGGGTCGACGCACGCTTCCAAGCTAGTGCGCACCAAGTACAATAACTTTGACCTGTACCTGCGCTCACGCTGCATGTACAGCTTCCTCCGTTTCCTCCTGTACTTTGGCTGCAGTCTGCTGACCTCCCTGCTCTGGGTGgcgctctctgctctcttcttcctGCAGTACGTCAGCGTGCGCGTACTCCTGCGGCTGCAGTACAAGCTGTCtgtcatcctgctgctgttagGGCACAGGCGCCTGGACTTCGGGGTGCTGAATGACCTGATCATCTACAGCATGCAGATCACCATGTTTCTGGTGGGGGGGCTCGGCTGGTGCTTCATGGTGTTCGTGGACATGTAGCTGCGATGTGAGCGCCGTGGGAAGGGTAGTGTGTgacgtggatgcttcacactGTAACTTCAGGGCTGTGCACTGCGATCTGTATCGCTCTCGGCTCTGGTCCAGCAGACCCTTTTGACGTCATCTCGCAAATCTTATTGGGTTAGTTTCAGATATGATAGAAGCCAATAAGAatcacatgtgtgtgtaaaatctttTAAAATTGTTGGTCCCGTATATCTCGTACAGAAGCACCTGGTTCctgaatattaaaaatgatGCATGAGTCCGCGCACGAGAGTCCAGTTTTGAGTCATCCGGACTCTCCGTTTGTAAActgttttcatacattttgaaGGGCATCTGGACTAGAAACTCATTTGGTTACAACAAtggaaaatgttaatgttaaagtTGCATGGAAAAGTGACTGAACACATGACTGATGTGCATCGTGGCTGTGTGATGCAAGACAGTCATTTGTGCCAAAACATGAGTTGGGCTTCAAACGCAGAAGTGTACCATGAGGTTGAGATTATTTCAATAATGTCCTGTGTAAACATAGTATCATGTAAGCATATAGTGCTTAACAAATTCATTAGACCACCACCCAAAGTAAGCTTTATGCCACAGCTGAcctaaattaacagcattggtAATTACCCAAATCATTtgttatgtttctgtaatggttaatacaccaatatgtagaagctctttaaccgaaatgatatttttaatgctaaaatataattgTTATTCATGAATTTTTCAAAgttactgatttacaaaaaacaacagaaaaaatagtaaagcacattattatttctcgattaatatgtcaaattatagttatttacttgcattcctgaacagaaaaaaaagttttagtggttgaatgCTCAATTCAATATTcttttatttgtcccgcgaggggaaattccaatgttatgcttgattaatttctgacttctcagaCAAACCCAGTGAGCCGGCTCTAATTTGGGTATCAAAAGgttgaattcagtttgaaattcctcattcctgttcaaaatggtaaaacgtCGAGAGCTcgctgaaaatgaaagagtccgcattaaagcacttcatgatgctggatggtctctgagacaaatagggaaagacataaagtgttctcacagtgtggtcaagtatgctttggagtcaattGCCAAGACTGGTACTTACAAAATGTGCCAAGGAAGAGGCGGGAAACCAAAGTTtactgaagcagatgtcagacacctcaagattttaagtactagagacagaaggaagaccactgctgatcttcaggcagagatgaatgctcctagatcagagtctgagacAGTCTCCAGAGTGACCATAAGTAGACGACTGTCGGAACaaggcttaaagggaagaatagctgctgagaagccattattgaggcctgcaaacatccagaaacgcctcagatttgccagggagcacaaacactggactgcTGATGTCTGGAAGAAGGTACTCTGGACGGACGAGTCCGAGTTTGAACTCTTCGGTCAGCATCGTCGTGTTTATGTcagcagaaaagctggagaacgttttgatgccagatgcattgcacccTCAGTGAAACACGGTGGAGATCCCATTATGGTATGGGGTTCCATTTGTGGCAACAGCGTGGGCGAATTAGTGAAAATGGACGGCATCATGAACAAGACcgtctaccacaacatcttagtgcatcatCGAGtcccttctggactgaatctgattggccaTGGGTTCATATACCgacaagacaatgaccccaagcatacttcaaagctgtgcgGAGACTGTTTGACCAAGAGAAAGGAATCTGGAGCACTGGAAC
It contains:
- the tmem250 gene encoding transmembrane protein 250; this encodes MPVIPIPRRVRSFHGPHTTCMHSACGSTHASKLVRTKYNNFDLYLRSRCMYSFLRFLLYFGCSLLTSLLWVALSALFFLQYVSVRVLLRLQYKLSVILLLLGHRRLDFGVLNDLIIYSMQITMFLVGGLGWCFMVFVDM